The region ACAACTATAAGCTCTAAGCTGGCAAATTATACAATGAACTATGATCTATATTGCAATGTAAATCagataaatactcatttttaatatattgaaggttcatttttaagtaatgtacttaaaaataacattcaatacactaaaaataaaccttcaaaaatgaacattcaatgtattaaaaatgaatctttaatatactaaaaatgaatcttaatgaatctttaatatactaaaaatgaatcttataTGTCACTATGTCAGTGATCTACGGTATAATGATTGCTCTAAGCTCTGGACAAACTAATAGGATATATTctgaataaaagaaaatagaaacaCCTGGACAAGGGGGAAAACACCAGTAATGGTTCATCAATTTCAAATTGATCCCATGATAAGATAATAGAATATAACTcatcaataatattaattgtttatgaTAATTCTTTGTTCTTTATTCTTCAGCTTATTTTGGGGTTTTCttcttgtttgtttttattgttttatttgttcATTATTTTGGCAATGATGTActgaaattttacttttaatgaatttatcatttcaactaaaaaaaaaaaaaaaaaaaaaaaagggcatcCCATTTGAGGGTCTATAAGTTCCCACTACgaaatatcaaataatatttgcataataatttgtaaatgtagaAGCATGATACACAAATTGAGGGCAGCCTATTATCTTTAGATGAAAAGCTAGGTACTATTTAGTAGTGAAAGCAATTTATTAGAGCAATAGGAAAGTCCAGAGACCAGATGAAGGTAAGTGACCATGGCACTTTGAAATACTCATACAGTCATACTTAGGCTTCaccataaaaacaaaatatcattTCTTAAACCAATTGCAAAATGTGTAAAGAAAGTTCAAAACAAATACATGCAAGCACCTCAAGGCAACCACAAAATCTATTGAAAAGCAAGAGGACATAGTGAGAATGAATGTACAGAAGAACTCACCTCTGAATCAAGATTTTCGGTTTCTATTTTTCTATAGACATGGCAAATCCTAGCTTCCAATGCTACAAAAGAAAATCAGGAATTACTGATGATTGAGCTTCCATAAATGTAGCCCTATCCGCTCTGTGTCGGGATTTGTGCCTACCATGGCTGTGTTGCTTCTCTCCTTGATTATGTTCACCTCTGTCCTTACTTTTATTTTTCCCCTCTTTACCATGGCTACGGTGCTTGGTCCTTCCTGAACCAACTTCCTCTGAGCTCTTGATATTGGCCGAATTATCAATTAGTTCTGAGGGTTTATCTCTAGTTGACTTATTCTTCTCCCTTCTCTTACTTGATGACTTCTCAGGCTTCTTACTCCGTGATGTAGATGCTACATCGTCATTGCCTAAAAGAACATCTCGAATGGCACCTGAGATCAAATCATCTTTTGAATCATGCTTCTTGGCAGGAAAATGTGTTCCATCAACATCATCCAATTTTACAACCACAGGTCTAGGCTTTGCTTGGTTTGGCTTCCTCTTTGGCAGAAAAgattgctctgttagcttgatAAGATCCTCAGTATTGTCAGCATCTCCCATGCAAGGATCATTAGCAGGAGGGTAGTCATCAGATACTGTTTCCTTTTTCTGTGAAGGTAAGTAATACAGGCCATGCCTCTTCCGATGCTCAGCAAGTAGAGATGTCGACTCAGTCGTTAGTTCAGATGATTCCTCACTGCCTTGGCGATCAAAAAGAGTATCAATCTTTTCAACAGGATGTTGTTTGCAAAGGGAAAATGAACCAGATATGGGCAACAGAATATCACCACATATTGCTTCCAAGTCTCTGAGATTTTCATTAAGAACTAGGCCATCTGGTAAAGGTACCCTTTCCTGAGAAATCACAGAAACTGGACCAAGTTCCTCTGAAAATGCACCACGCATTAGTTTGATAATTTCTTGAGCCTTTAGTTCTCCCCTTTCACTATCACCTTCCCTCTTGGGCAAGCAACCAGGAAGTTCTTCCTGTAGCAATTCAACCAACCCTAAAATATTCCTTACCCTCTCTTGTATATCCACCTCATGACTTCCTACTAATGGGCGCAAAGCTGCTTCTGCAAGATTGAAAAGGTTTATAATAGATTCTTCTGAAAATAAGCCTGCCTTCAAGTTCTTAACTGACATCTGTTCATGAGCAACAATCATATCCTCAAAATTTTCCACAGAAACATCTCCAGCTGGCCGATGTAAAATCCTTGGATAGAATCCCTCATCTATTTCACTACCAACAGGTGAAGCATTAATGGCTAAATTGGAATTTTCTGTTTTATCTGGCATCACTTGTGTTACTCCAGAAGTAGCAGAAGAAGTAGACTGATCAGAGAAGAGATAGTAACCAGTACAAAAGGTTAACACCTTGAGCACAGACTGGATATATACAGCTCTTACTGATGGTGGTAGGAGATTAGTGCGTGGTTGTAGCAATGCTTCAATAAGTTCACATGGATTTTTTGAGAATTGAACATACTCGCCTGACACCCAAGCAGCAGCGGATAGAATAGGGTGCATGAATTGGTTTCCAAGCAATGCAGGATCAATCAGCAGATTACGCCCAACACGAACAAGCTGTGGTCTAGCATCTCTGACCCTCATACTAATATCTACAAGCTGATTCTCGATTTCTTCCCCCTTCTGACAATGTGGAATCCTTGACATTTCCCCAAGAAGTGACACATACCAATCGAAGTCAATAACTATCTCATAGACATTTCTTGAACAGGTAGACAAGATGGACCCTAGAATCTCATTACAGAATTCTGGATCCGACTTGAGAGCATAATTAATCAAAACCCTGCAAATTTCAACCACATTATCCTCTGACACCATAGCCATCACAAGCCTTAAAGCTTCAAGCTTAATGTTCACATCAGCATCATTCAGAGACCTGATCACAAACTCCTTGTTCTCCAAAACTGCCCACGAATGCTTAGGCACGATGGTTGTGAGTGCCTGCAGTCCAAGATACTTAAGATTCGGATCATCATCTACCATGAATTCAGCTAATTTCTCAACTGCAAGCTTCATGGCAGATTCAAACTCACTCAGACTACTCATTATAGTCCTAATACACTCAAAAGCCAGTGACTTAGCACCTGTCCTCCTCAAATGATCGCAAATCGGATCCACTAGCCTCTTCGCCAACCTTGGCTCCAAAGGTGCCAACTGGGCAAAAATCTTTAAAACCTTAATCAATATCCAATTGTTCCTAGAATCCACTAAAAGCTTATAAAACTCCGGCGCCAATGGTAAGTACGATCTAGGTTCTTTAGTAGCTAGTTCACAGAAAACACCCACAACAGCAGAAACCACACCCGGATCAGAACACTCAAAATTCTCAACCAATCTCTTGAAACAGACCCGGACAGAATCCGGATATAGCTCGAATACTCTCAATACAGTCGCAATAGCTTTCTTTCTTATGAAAAATTTGTTGCTATTGAGTAAAGCGAAGAGTTCAGGGGTCAAATCGCGGGCCAAGTCGGGAGTGGAAATGGAAGAGAGAGCAAGGAGGGCCAGACTAACCTCGTGATGATTAGAGGAGGAGAGGTCCTTGCGGAGCTGGTGAGTGAGGAGGAGGATGACGTCAGTGGTGGAGGGATCGAAGGAGAGAGTAGCGGCGAGGTAGGCGATGCGCTTGTAGAGGAAAGATTGGGAAGAGGAGAGCTCGATGGCGTGGAAAGCCGCCCATGACATGTCGACGCCGTGGATGGAGTGGAGGTAGGTCAGCTTCTGGAGCGCCGTCGCCTTGGTCTGAGGATCAGTTGACTTGATCTCGCGGCGGATCTCGTCGACGGCCTTGGATATAAACCCCGATTCGCCGGCTCCGCCGCTGAAGAGGCGGATGCCCTTGATTAGGTCATCCAAAGAGCGCTGGAAGAGGGATTCCATCAGTGACGTACCCGCCATTACAATCACCACTGAAAATTttctctatctatctatctatgtTTGCACATGGGTATCTATATGTGTATAGATTGACCGGAGAACTGGCCGTCGGAAATGGGATAAGAACGCCGGAATTTGGGTTTTTCGCAGACGGGGCCGGTTGATTTTGATTGGGGGGAAAGGCTGAAACGGGTTGGGCTGGTCGGGAAGTGTAAATACATTGCCAGACCTAAACCTCTGTCCTATTTTATCATGGGAATAGTAGTAGTCCAAATAAACAATTAtatggcgtttggttgggaggaagaaattaggggggaaaagaattgtaattcggtggaattacaattcaatgaataaagtaggaattgaaattacagtgtttggtatgcagaaatgagtccagggaattgaaaggtaagaagcgacaaaatgattaaaatgcccttatattgTGGTAGATGTTATAGtagggttgttatgccatggacccaggtctaccttgcaaggtggacctgggtctacattcacatacactatattctacattcacaatttgtaaactccacattcacacattacaggattatatgtttagtaactatattaccacggttatacattcacacattcaaaactctatattcacaggtcctatactccatattcacaacttgagaactccacattcacacattacaagtctacaagttgctagaacttcttaactctataatagattcacacatgcataactctacattcacgatttctatactccatattcacaatttgaaaccttcacattcacacatttctgaacaactctacattcacacaatcataaatctacattcacaatttctatactctacattcacactttgaaacctctacattcacacatttttggacaactctatattcagcaatatgtttactaatttaaaaaaaaaaaaagaaaaaaaatacaaaaacgacgtagttttggacccaggtccatcttgcaaggtggacctgggtccacagcataatttgccgttgtagtaatagtagtagtagtagtagtaataataataataataataataataataataataataattctttaaaaataataataataataagtataataataattcattcaaataataataataataataataattctttcaaaataataataataataataataataataataataattctttcaaatttattaaaaaaaaaaagacaaaggataTGGGAGGAAGGGCAAAATTGCCTTTataccaacaaattgcccctcctctccaccgaattgcaattcatggggggtaccccccatgaattgcaattcggtggagtaccccatgaattgcaattcatcatttggagggaattgcaattctgcggaattgcaattccctccaaccaaacactatagtttgggaattcactgaattgcaattcactccaaactacatccaaccaaacaggccattagTCTCAGggattcttaatttcttacctcctccgtcccattttatgtgtctggttcgattaactaggcttgactgaagtttataatattaagtttagtattaatatacaaaatttatatatttagaaactacactaaaagtactattaaacacaaaaaatcaaatttaaagataagtaaaaaataataaaaaaaaataatcaaagaagaaagaattggtttgaccaatgaataataaataggaTAGATAAAATGGGACCGAGTGAGTATTATACTTTTTCGTATAACATTTTCTCTCCTAACTTATAATcaatcatttatttataattaatattatacttttttttataaataactattcaacatttaaatattacatttttatttaaacgtatagtatttttcttttaactcATTCGTGAAACGggtatgattttttaaaaagtattacatttttctcataaatattaaattttttctcttaattaactctttaacccctaatattatatatatatatatatatatatatatatatatatatataatcctaatcatatgagaatcaTTCTCTAGGTGAGAACGtttggacaaatccaaaccattgatatgcaagatctgatggataaaattcaagtaaaaaatgagcgaaatcattctcataaatattacaaagtagtGTACTTTCTCTTAATTCAAGATAAAAGTAATGCATTTTCTCTTAATTCAAGATAAAtttaagtacattatttgtgtgtgCATTATATCATTTGAACAACATCCCTTGTTGACACTTTTGTAGTCAAAATTTTATGTGCatctaagaaagaaagaaatctaaattatttatttataaataaaaagaatatccTCCTCTAAAATTTTTTCGCtcaaacgtaggggtattttagtaatgtggtaattattatgatagaatgatattaattataattggttataattcgttattagtaatatggtaattattagatagaataatattaattataattggttattatggtaatattataattataataattataactgCTAATATTGCATTATCTACCATATATAAAGTAATGTAATAGCATAACATTTTTCAATTCAGAAATAGTGCAATATTTCGGGTATTGGGTACTCGAGAGTCACCGCCCACATATTTTAAGACAAACAAATTTACTTCTGCTTTTCCAGAAATTGTTGATGCATATGGGTAAGTTTCATTGGAGGGAATTTCAcgtgtatttatattttagtgaTGAGAACAACAATACTTCATATTTAGTAATTAGCTTTGTATAGAGAagcagttttctttcaattgCAACTCCAATAATCTCATTTCTTAGCACGGGCAGTCAAGCACTATTTTTAGTTGTCTATATTATTTGATTACAAACTGATGTGATAGCAGTCTAGCAATTACAGTGTtacattagttttatttatctaattacatATTGATTCTACACTCATGcatcattttatttgattacAAAGTGCTTAACGACTGAACttattacatattatttgatttttagtaataatataattaattaaaaaaattaagtcaattaaatgtgtgtatataataagaagaagaaatcatacCCTATATATCTATTGACAACACCTTGTTTTTGCATAGTGGTGAGAGCGGTGGTCGATGTGTGGTATGTCAAAAgatgtaaaagaaataaaatgaaGAGTCTGCACTCCTCGAGTGTTGGTCTCGAAGGAGGAAAATCGGAAGATTGCTATGCTTTTGTTCAAAGGAATGCGTGATGGAACATGCGAGGTTGTTGGGGAAAGGATAGTGGCATTTAGAGTGTGTGTGATCAAATAAGGTAAACAAAAgtgaaataacaaataatagaaAGTAAGGGAATGAAGTGTGCTATCTATGTTGCCTCACGGTGTGTCTTAAGTAGTGGACTCATGATTCAATTGTGTTGGCTATTCGAGAGTGTGCTCTCTTAGTCTTCTTctacctttgtgtactaaggcttcttaggAATACCATTTAGtaaccaaaagccctaagagacattttattaAACACCTACTATTCCCAATCATGGAATTCCATACGATCTAAGGTTGCAAAAGCTATCTCCTAACTCAAATCAATATCATGATAGAGTCAAGGTCTCAAACTCTcgatagattggccaaatctactCAAGATCTAATCAtatcaacaatcaatagacaagaatagatctcCAACATCAAATGAATCAAGTCCataataaaaaatgagaaatcacactaagcaagcatagattcacacaactcAATCCCTAGATAGAATTAGCTAAGCATATTCATGAATTCAAAATCATAAatctaattcaatctaagaaaatgaatttcaaaatagaaatagaaaataaGATTCAagatagaaatcacctagtagATGAAATTacaacttcaatccaagcttttgaTCTTCACTTCTTCATACAAAATGGAAATCTCTCTAAATGTAAAACTAAAATATGAAATCTAAAATCTAAGATGGAATTGGGAACCTCTAAGAACTAAAAATTCAGCCTCTTGAAAAATCCTATCAAGCCTCCTTAAATAACCTCCCCAAAATTGCCCTACTTTAATTTCCTCCACATATCTCATCCATGCGTGGATGGGCacgtggatggctactggaattCATCCATGTTCGCCCCACGCGTAGATGGTACATCCTAATGGTTTAGTTTATGAAAGACCGTTGATCTGAGAGGCGATCGATGATGATGACGACGgtgattttgataattttgtagGGTTTTATTTACCTCATAGTCAGTATGTTGACTTCGAGGTTTGTATATGCTATTCAAGTTTCTATGTTTTTGTTATACAAagctataattgtaaatttatattaggcaattatattaatataattaattattaaggcaagtataatttattttgtactgtggacacgttatttttaataattttgattgaataatattatatcttatttattatatattattaatacaaaataaatcatacatgtcttaataattaattattaataattatttcctaataattatttattgtaattctctTCACCTTTTTCAGTGTAAtattattggcacaaaataaattatacttactttaatatataattatattttaatttaatttcttaatatttattaatggtaattattctggtaatttttcacttttttgtgtaattattatggtaatttttatggtaatatatttcaaaattgtggcaaattcattaattattatgctaatttatggtaatatattttaacattagaagagaaaaaaaatattataattgatatagttaatgcaattattatggtaattgcCACAATATTTGatgattataattaatataattaacttcattgagaaatataatattttttccgTGGCAATATTTTtggcaatttcattaaattataatcaataaaatataaaatataattaag is a window of Ipomoea triloba cultivar NCNSP0323 chromosome 11, ASM357664v1 DNA encoding:
- the LOC115996760 gene encoding AP-3 complex subunit delta; the protein is MAGTSLMESLFQRSLDDLIKGIRLFSGGAGESGFISKAVDEIRREIKSTDPQTKATALQKLTYLHSIHGVDMSWAAFHAIELSSSQSFLYKRIAYLAATLSFDPSTTDVILLLTHQLRKDLSSSNHHEVSLALLALSSISTPDLARDLTPELFALLNSNKFFIRKKAIATVLRVFELYPDSVRVCFKRLVENFECSDPGVVSAVVGVFCELATKEPRSYLPLAPEFYKLLVDSRNNWILIKVLKIFAQLAPLEPRLAKRLVDPICDHLRRTGAKSLAFECIRTIMSSLSEFESAMKLAVEKLAEFMVDDDPNLKYLGLQALTTIVPKHSWAVLENKEFVIRSLNDADVNIKLEALRLVMAMVSEDNVVEICRVLINYALKSDPEFCNEILGSILSTCSRNVYEIVIDFDWYVSLLGEMSRIPHCQKGEEIENQLVDISMRVRDARPQLVRVGRNLLIDPALLGNQFMHPILSAAAWVSGEYVQFSKNPCELIEALLQPRTNLLPPSVRAVYIQSVLKVLTFCTGYYLFSDQSTSSATSGVTQVMPDKTENSNLAINASPVGSEIDEGFYPRILHRPAGDVSVENFEDMIVAHEQMSVKNLKAGLFSEESIINLFNLAEAALRPLVGSHEVDIQERVRNILGLVELLQEELPGCLPKREGDSERGELKAQEIIKLMRGAFSEELGPVSVISQERVPLPDGLVLNENLRDLEAICGDILLPISGSFSLCKQHPVEKIDTLFDRQGSEESSELTTESTSLLAEHRKRHGLYYLPSQKKETVSDDYPPANDPCMGDADNTEDLIKLTEQSFLPKRKPNQAKPRPVVVKLDDVDGTHFPAKKHDSKDDLISGAIRDVLLGNDDVASTSRSKKPEKSSSKRREKNKSTRDKPSELIDNSANIKSSEEVGSGRTKHRSHGKEGKNKSKDRGEHNQGEKQHSHGRHKSRHRADRATFMEAQSSVIPDFLL